AGATATCATTCGCTTTACCCCAATACTATTTCCTTATCTCCCCACTGCCATGCATAACCCACCCTAATTCTCCACATACTAATGCCCAACCAAAGGAGGTCCGCATTATGAACTTAGATAAACCCGTATGCAACTGCATGAAAGTGACAAACCGCAAGATCAAAGAGGCCGTAGAATCCGGCGCCCAGACCCTGCAGGAGGTACAATCGATCACCAAAGCAGGCACATGCTGTAAAAAATGCTGCGACAACATCCAGCATCTCATTGATCACTTTTTAAACGAACAATAAACCTCCCCATTCCAGCGCTACTTCCCCGCAGCTTCCACATCCCAGGAAGTCGCATCCTCCGGCATCGCCGCAGAACACAATCCCAGTTTATGAAAAGAATACCACTCCATGATCTTTTCCTCCGGCGCCGCCTTCAAAGCAAGCAGTACTTCCCTCGCAAATTCCAACGCCGCAGTCCCATTGGCCGTCACAATATTTCCATCTGCCACCGCCTGTTCCCTTCGGTAATACTCCTCACCTGTGTATACCTCACCAGCCCAGGCCTTCATATCCTCCAAATCATTACTTGTATGTTTCACCTGATTTAAGACCCCTGTCGTCCCTAAAAACGCGGAAGCATCACAGATGCCTCCCAACACTCTTCCAGCCTCAAAACATTTTTCCACCAATGGTTTGACCTGTTGCGCAGCTTCCGTTCTCCAGGACATCCCTCCGATTAAAATAAGAGCCTCATAGTCATCCGGTACGCTATAAATATCATAATCAGGCAGTGCGTGAAAACCTCCGATCGAGGACACGGCTTCTTTTGTCATCGACACCGTTTTCGACTCATACACCCCCTGCCCCAGCATCGACAACGCGGATGACAGATATGCACCCTCCCAGTCCGCATATTTCTCCAATATTACAAATAAAATTATTTTCTTTTTCATGCTTTTTCCTTTTCTATTTTTTGTTTTATTAAGAATTCCTCTGTCTGCTGTTTTGATAAATTGTCCGATTGGACAGTCACTTTTTGCAGATGCTCCGGGGGCTTCACCCCCGAAGCAACGATTGGTTTCCCAAAAAGATTATCTGACGATCTTTACAAATTCATCCATGGATCTCATACCAACTGCCGCTTTCAGATAGTCTCCCAAAACTCCCAGATCCCGTTCCTCAAGCACGCGCTGCCTGATATCCTCCGGCACAGGCCCATATGCTGATATAATCTCCAAAATTGCCTCTGCTCTTCCTTCTGCTTTTCCTTCCGCCTTTGCATCCCTGCGTTCCTGATCGATCAGTTCCTGAAGCAGCATATAATTTACCTCCAGTCTCCTGTCTGACTTTACATAGTTCATTGCTTTTTGTATGTTCTGGATCAGGGAATCTTCGTAATCCACCTGCATGTTTTTCAAATCTTCCCTCACAAAATTCAGGAAATTCACCAAACGCTCGGGGACTTCCTCCGGATTCTTTCCGCAGGTGCTTAAAAATATGCTTCTGCAGCCATCTCCCATGGACTCACCTGTCTCCAGGCACCGGTTCTCAAAAACATACCGGTAACGCTGCGCACCAAAAGGATCAAAATCACAAAGAAAAATAACATACGAATCCGGAAGCTGCGCGTAGGGAACTCCGGTTCCCAGCATCTCCATGTCCATCTGGCTGTGATAGTAACGAACCCGCTTCCCTATGGCTTCCTGTGAGCCTACCTGCATCTCCACATT
This portion of the Clostridium sp. AN503 genome encodes:
- a CDS encoding (2Fe-2S)-binding protein, which translates into the protein MNLDKPVCNCMKVTNRKIKEAVESGAQTLQEVQSITKAGTCCKKCCDNIQHLIDHFLNEQ
- a CDS encoding type 1 glutamine amidotransferase family protein; translation: MKKKIILFVILEKYADWEGAYLSSALSMLGQGVYESKTVSMTKEAVSSIGGFHALPDYDIYSVPDDYEALILIGGMSWRTEAAQQVKPLVEKCFEAGRVLGGICDASAFLGTTGVLNQVKHTSNDLEDMKAWAGEVYTGEEYYRREQAVADGNIVTANGTAALEFAREVLLALKAAPEEKIMEWYSFHKLGLCSAAMPEDATSWDVEAAGK
- a CDS encoding Rpn family recombination-promoting nuclease/putative transposase — encoded protein: MIQKNALQDLPFKNNFMFCAVMSRENVCREFLEMLLGFPIEEVQVDYEKSILYHPEYKSVRLDIMARDEKHRRYNVEMQVGSQEAIGKRVRYYHSQMDMEMLGTGVPYAQLPDSYVIFLCDFDPFGAQRYRYVFENRCLETGESMGDGCRSIFLSTCGKNPEEVPERLVNFLNFVREDLKNMQVDYEDSLIQNIQKAMNYVKSDRRLEVNYMLLQELIDQERRDAKAEGKAEGRAEAILEIISAYGPVPEDIRQRVLEERDLGVLGDYLKAAVGMRSMDEFVKIVR